A stretch of the Streptococcus himalayensis genome encodes the following:
- a CDS encoding class II fructose-bisphosphate aldolase has product MPVVSAEKFVQAARDNGYAVGGFNTNNLEWTQAILRAAEAKKAPVLIQTSMGAAKYMGGYKVARNLIANLVESMNITVPVAIHLDHGHYEDALECIEAGYTSIMFDGSHLPVEENLEKAREVVKLAHAKGISVEAEVGTIGGEEDGIVGTGELAPIEDAKAMVETGIDFLAAGIGNIHGPYPANWEGLDLDHLKKLTEAVPGFPIVLHGGSGIPDEQIQAAIKLGVAKVNVNTECQIAFSNATRAFARNYDANEAEYDKKKLFDPRKFLADGVKAIQASVEERIDVFGSENKA; this is encoded by the coding sequence CAGCAGAAAAATTTGTCCAAGCAGCTCGTGACAATGGTTACGCAGTTGGTGGATTTAACACAAACAACCTTGAGTGGACTCAAGCAATTTTGCGTGCAGCAGAAGCCAAAAAAGCTCCTGTTTTGATCCAAACTTCAATGGGTGCAGCAAAATACATGGGTGGTTACAAAGTAGCTCGTAACTTGATTGCAAACCTTGTAGAATCAATGAACATCACTGTTCCAGTTGCAATTCACCTTGACCATGGTCACTATGAAGATGCTCTTGAGTGTATCGAAGCTGGTTATACTTCAATCATGTTTGATGGTTCACACCTTCCAGTTGAAGAAAACCTTGAAAAAGCACGCGAAGTTGTTAAATTGGCACATGCAAAAGGAATTTCAGTTGAAGCTGAAGTTGGAACAATCGGTGGAGAAGAAGATGGTATCGTAGGTACTGGTGAGCTTGCTCCAATCGAAGATGCAAAAGCAATGGTAGAAACTGGTATCGACTTCTTGGCAGCAGGTATCGGTAACATCCATGGTCCATACCCAGCAAACTGGGAAGGTCTTGACCTTGATCACTTGAAGAAATTGACAGAAGCTGTTCCAGGTTTCCCAATCGTACTTCACGGTGGTTCTGGTATTCCAGATGAGCAAATCCAAGCAGCTATCAAACTTGGTGTGGCAAAAGTTAACGTAAATACTGAATGCCAAATCGCATTCTCAAATGCAACTCGTGCATTTGCTCGTAACTACGATGCAAACGAAGCAGAATACGATAAGAAAAAACTCTTTGACCCACGTAAATTCTTGGCTGATGGTGTGAAAGCTATCCAAGCCTCTGTTGAAGAGCGTATTGACGTTTTCGGTTCTGAAAACAAAGCTTAA